In a genomic window of Nocardia fluminea:
- a CDS encoding SRPBCC family protein, translating to MGQVSASSSIVVAADPQRTLAAIGDYETIRPRILSSHYRDYKVVEGGNGAGTVVEWTLQATEKRSRNVRATVTVADSVLTERDANSTMVNTWTITPDGTGSMVTVETTWKGAGGISGIFEGIFAPLGLKKIQAEVLGNLSRELA from the coding sequence GTGGGACAGGTCAGCGCCAGCAGTTCGATCGTCGTCGCCGCGGATCCGCAGCGCACGCTCGCAGCGATCGGCGATTACGAGACGATCCGGCCGCGCATTCTTTCCTCGCACTACCGCGACTACAAAGTCGTCGAAGGCGGCAACGGCGCGGGCACCGTGGTGGAGTGGACGCTGCAGGCCACCGAGAAGCGCTCACGCAACGTGCGCGCGACCGTGACGGTGGCGGACTCGGTCCTCACCGAGCGCGACGCCAACTCCACCATGGTCAACACCTGGACCATCACCCCCGACGGCACCGGTTCGATGGTCACCGTGGAGACCACCTGGAAGGGCGCGGGCGGCATCTCGGGCATCTTCGAGGGCATCTTCGCCCCGCTCGGCCTGAAGAAGATCCAGGCCGAGGTGCTGGGCAACCTCTCGCGCGAACTGGCCTGA
- a CDS encoding VOC family protein: protein MAITLANITMDCHNATAQAEFYAQLLDVPVDPEASQFFATVGKSAGLAPILMFIQVPDKTPGKNVVHLDFHTAEWAEYIERAISLGGKHVGDFDEYGIQWTTLADPEGNLFDIGKD from the coding sequence ATGGCCATCACCCTGGCGAACATCACCATGGACTGCCACAACGCCACCGCCCAGGCCGAGTTCTACGCGCAACTGCTCGACGTCCCCGTCGACCCGGAGGCCTCGCAGTTCTTCGCCACCGTCGGCAAATCCGCCGGCCTCGCCCCGATCCTGATGTTCATCCAGGTCCCGGACAAGACGCCCGGCAAGAACGTGGTTCATCTGGACTTCCACACCGCCGAGTGGGCGGAGTACATCGAGCGGGCGATCAGCCTGGGCGGCAAGCACGTCGGCGACTTCGACGAGTACGGCATCCAGTGGACCACCCTCGCCGACCCCGAAGGAAACCTCTTCGACATCGGCAAGGACTGA
- a CDS encoding MerR family transcriptional regulator: MTATVAIGEFARLTHLSVKTLRYYHEIELLEPAAVDAGTGYRRYSTDQVERAHLIRRLRDLDMPLPEIRTVLATADPAERDTTLRAHLTRMEAALERTREVVVSLRALLTAPPLPIEVDYRIEPAFTALTVTDQVEHTAISDWCGTAFEQLYTILLESGVDPGGVAGATYSNEFFTEDNGRVTAYVPLPPGAEFIPTRGFAIVDFPARHFAVAVHDGPFEDFDRTYGALGSHVAEHGTALPDEPVRERYLVGPDITDNPADYRTEVCWPITEGEI, translated from the coding sequence ATGACAGCAACCGTGGCGATCGGCGAGTTCGCCCGCCTCACCCATCTGAGCGTCAAGACGCTGCGGTACTACCACGAGATCGAGCTACTCGAGCCCGCCGCGGTGGACGCGGGCACCGGTTATCGCCGGTATTCCACCGACCAGGTGGAGCGGGCGCATCTGATCCGCCGTCTGCGTGACCTGGACATGCCGCTCCCGGAGATCCGTACCGTGCTCGCGACGGCCGATCCCGCCGAGCGCGACACCACCTTGCGGGCGCATCTGACCAGGATGGAAGCAGCCCTGGAACGCACCCGCGAGGTGGTGGTCTCGCTGCGCGCCCTGCTCACCGCGCCCCCGCTGCCGATCGAGGTCGACTACCGGATCGAGCCCGCGTTCACGGCGCTCACGGTCACCGACCAGGTAGAGCACACGGCCATCTCCGACTGGTGCGGCACGGCGTTCGAGCAGCTGTACACGATCCTGCTCGAGTCCGGCGTCGATCCGGGAGGCGTTGCGGGCGCGACCTATTCGAACGAGTTCTTCACCGAGGACAACGGCCGGGTCACCGCGTACGTGCCGCTGCCGCCGGGAGCCGAGTTCATCCCCACCCGCGGCTTCGCCATCGTCGACTTTCCCGCCCGCCACTTCGCCGTGGCGGTGCACGACGGCCCGTTCGAAGACTTCGACCGCACCTACGGCGCACTCGGCAGCCATGTCGCCGAGCACGGCACCGCACTGCCCGACGAACCGGTCCGCGAGCGCTACCTCGTGGGTCCGGACATCACCGATAACCCGGCCGACTACCGCACCGAAGTGTGCTGGCCGATCACCGAAGGAGAAATCTGA
- a CDS encoding class I SAM-dependent methyltransferase, translating to MTTFKDRSEVLAELGTRLNIAEVVESLVDGEIPVRLIAYDGSATGPENAPYKLEIKTPRGINYLAGAPGDLGMARAYIAGDMIAEGVHPGDPYDILKAMQDMKFHRPSALSLVTIARSLGWERLKPIAPPPQETLPRWRRIALEGLRHSKTRDAEAIHHHYDVSNKFYEYVLGPSMTYTCAVYGEQDWTLEQAQENKYRLIFDKLRLKEGDRLLDIGCGWGGMVRYAARRGVKVIGATLSAEQAAWAQQKIAEEGLGELAEVRHSDYRDIPEGEFDAVSSIGLTEHIGVHNYPFYFGYIKDKLRVGGLFLNHCITRHDNTRTTKAGDFIDRYVFPDGELIGSGRIISDIQNVGLEVLHEENLREHYALTLHEWCKNLVANWDAAVAEVGEGTAKVWGLYMAGCRLGFQRNVIQLHHVLGVKLDANGAWDVPLRPWWQP from the coding sequence GTGACGACATTCAAGGATCGATCCGAGGTATTGGCAGAGCTGGGGACCCGGCTCAACATCGCCGAGGTCGTCGAGAGCCTCGTGGACGGCGAGATCCCCGTCCGCCTGATCGCCTACGACGGCAGCGCGACGGGCCCGGAGAACGCGCCCTACAAACTCGAGATCAAGACCCCACGCGGCATCAACTACCTGGCAGGCGCCCCTGGCGACCTCGGCATGGCGCGGGCCTACATCGCCGGCGACATGATCGCCGAGGGGGTGCATCCCGGCGACCCGTACGACATCTTGAAAGCCATGCAGGACATGAAGTTCCATCGTCCTTCGGCGTTATCGCTGGTCACCATCGCCCGCTCGCTGGGGTGGGAGCGGCTCAAGCCGATCGCACCGCCGCCGCAGGAAACGCTGCCGCGCTGGCGCCGGATCGCGCTGGAGGGCTTGCGCCACTCCAAGACTCGCGACGCCGAGGCGATCCACCATCACTACGACGTCTCCAACAAGTTCTACGAGTACGTCCTCGGTCCGTCGATGACCTACACCTGCGCGGTGTACGGCGAACAGGACTGGACGCTCGAGCAGGCACAGGAGAACAAGTACCGGCTGATCTTCGACAAGCTGCGCCTGAAGGAAGGCGACCGGCTGCTCGACATCGGTTGTGGCTGGGGCGGCATGGTCCGCTACGCGGCACGTCGCGGCGTGAAGGTGATCGGGGCGACGTTGTCGGCCGAACAGGCGGCCTGGGCCCAGCAGAAGATCGCCGAGGAAGGGCTCGGCGAGCTCGCCGAGGTCAGGCACAGCGACTACCGCGACATCCCCGAGGGTGAGTTCGACGCGGTCTCCTCGATCGGCCTCACCGAGCACATCGGTGTGCACAACTACCCGTTCTACTTCGGCTACATCAAGGACAAGCTGCGGGTGGGCGGCCTGTTCCTCAACCACTGCATCACCCGCCACGACAACACCCGCACCACCAAGGCGGGCGACTTCATCGACCGCTACGTGTTCCCCGACGGGGAGCTGATCGGTTCCGGCCGCATCATCTCCGATATCCAGAACGTCGGCCTCGAGGTGCTGCACGAGGAGAATCTGCGCGAGCACTACGCGCTGACGCTGCACGAGTGGTGCAAGAACCTGGTCGCCAACTGGGACGCGGCCGTCGCCGAGGTCGGCGAGGGCACCGCGAAGGTGTGGGGCCTGTACATGGCGGGCTGCCGGCTCGGCTTCCAGCGCAACGTGATCCAGCTGCACCATGTGCTCGGCGTGAAACTCGATGCGAACGGCGCCTGGGATGTGCCGTTGCGCCCGTGGTGGCAGCCGTAG
- a CDS encoding transglutaminase family protein — MGIKVSLEHRTAYSFDRLVEVHPHEVRLRPAPHSRTPIEAYSLEVSPADHFVNWQQDAFGNFVARLVFPNPTKELSITVGLIADLEVVNPFDFFIEDYAEFFPFDYDTALAEDLAPYLRRVDEAEPGSGPGELLREWARAHRPQGRTRVIDYLVELNYALRNSVDYTVRMEAGVQTPDHTLRTALGSCRDSAWLLVGVLRELGLAARFVSGYLVQLTSDVPSLDGPSGPSADFTDLHAWTEVYLPGAGWVGMDPTSGLFAGEGHIPLAATPHPGAAAPISGATGITEATLDFSNVVRRIHEDPRVTLPYTDSQWERIVASGAAIDARMAAADVGLTMGGEPTFVSIDDQVSAQWTTDADGRHKRERAVDLADRLRSIYAPTGIVQYRQGKWYPGEPLPRWEIAIAWRADGEPIWQRQDLLTDPWTPVARHTPGAETAGHSRSNGYAPAGAEVATAVVALGLADEAGVDATDDVSAPADAVSVLDAHLHPVDMVAVFDARRRVGGDELAAAVVALGLADDDDVRRSGRSVGAEVLDPVDDTDAGDLAETAEPAEEAADLEVVEFDDGPALIDEPIELVVAEHRRAAESQQAGAEAGGAVRPAKKAEESTREAEEPAAAEKSAAELRKAMRKSKLRGKKDKGNAGLPAFAPIQLARSQPINTAAGVIPERAPAADIGAAKALIAEIAGTLGLPDQQVRPAFEDPLARLAATVSAPYGDPPPADIDPAEDSPEVRRVLLESLEESVDQPSAYVLPIHRRADGAGWASADWQLRRGRAEGGRGRIVLADGDSPAGLRLPIGSVSWHAPPVLPDSDPLYQKPLRADRAEPPAAVEPADFTPTTALVAEVRQGRLHVFLPPVTELDDFLDLIAKVEAAAVAIGQPVVLEGYAPPSDARLQTFSVTPDPGVIEVNIMPTSSFAEQAEVLNTLYEQARLARLSTESFDVDGTHGGTGGGNHITLGGVTPARSPMLRRPDLLVSMLTYWQRHPALSYLFAGRFVGPTSQAPRADEGREGALYELEIAFAEVARLTAEQAPGPTPYEIQSAPWHIDRALRHLLTDLTGNTHRAEFCIDKLYSPDSARGRLGLLELRGFEMPPHFQMAMVQSLLVRGLVAMFWDKPLRAPLIRHGSNLHGRYLLPHFLTNDIAEVAADLRAAGVDFDTSWLDPFTEFRFPRIGTAMIGEAELELRGAIEPWLTLGEQTTGQGTARYVDSSVERLQVRLVGADRGRYVLTCNGMPVPLLATDKSDVQVAGVRYRAWQPPNSLHPSITVDAPLVFDLVDVATGISRGGCTYHVVHPGGRAYDDAPVNAVAAQSRRNRRFEAAGHTVNPMDPAELRAKIAAQSTDVGAPGILDLRRARTVWGQ, encoded by the coding sequence ATGGGCATCAAGGTGTCACTCGAGCACCGCACGGCATACTCCTTCGATCGTCTCGTCGAGGTGCATCCGCACGAAGTGCGGTTGCGCCCCGCGCCGCACTCGCGGACGCCGATCGAGGCGTACTCGCTCGAGGTGTCGCCGGCGGACCACTTCGTCAACTGGCAGCAGGATGCCTTCGGCAATTTCGTTGCGCGCCTGGTATTTCCGAATCCCACCAAGGAGTTGTCGATCACCGTCGGGTTGATCGCCGACCTCGAGGTGGTCAATCCGTTCGACTTCTTCATCGAGGACTACGCCGAGTTCTTCCCGTTCGACTACGACACCGCCCTCGCCGAGGATCTCGCGCCCTACCTGCGACGTGTCGACGAGGCCGAGCCGGGCAGCGGCCCGGGGGAGTTGTTGCGGGAGTGGGCGCGGGCACATCGACCGCAGGGCCGGACCCGGGTCATCGACTACCTCGTGGAACTCAACTACGCGCTGCGTAATTCGGTCGACTACACGGTGCGCATGGAAGCGGGTGTGCAGACACCCGATCACACGCTGCGTACCGCGCTCGGATCCTGCCGCGACTCGGCCTGGCTGCTCGTCGGCGTGCTGCGTGAGCTGGGGCTGGCCGCCCGGTTCGTCTCCGGCTACCTGGTTCAGCTCACCTCCGACGTGCCGTCGCTGGACGGCCCGTCGGGCCCGAGCGCCGACTTCACCGACCTGCACGCCTGGACCGAGGTGTATCTGCCCGGCGCGGGCTGGGTCGGGATGGATCCCACCTCCGGACTGTTCGCGGGCGAGGGCCACATTCCGCTGGCCGCCACCCCGCATCCCGGCGCCGCCGCCCCGATCAGCGGGGCGACCGGGATCACCGAGGCCACTCTCGACTTCAGCAATGTGGTGCGCCGTATCCACGAGGATCCGCGAGTCACGCTGCCCTATACCGATTCTCAGTGGGAACGCATCGTCGCCTCCGGTGCCGCGATCGACGCGCGGATGGCCGCGGCCGATGTGGGGCTCACCATGGGCGGTGAGCCCACCTTCGTCTCCATCGACGACCAGGTCAGCGCCCAGTGGACCACCGACGCCGACGGCAGGCACAAACGTGAGCGCGCCGTCGACCTCGCCGACCGGCTCCGCTCGATCTACGCGCCGACCGGCATCGTGCAGTATCGCCAGGGCAAGTGGTATCCCGGAGAACCGTTGCCCCGCTGGGAGATCGCGATCGCGTGGCGGGCCGACGGCGAGCCGATCTGGCAGCGTCAGGACCTGCTCACCGACCCGTGGACGCCGGTTGCGCGGCACACGCCGGGCGCCGAGACCGCTGGGCACTCGCGTTCGAACGGCTACGCACCGGCCGGTGCCGAGGTCGCGACCGCTGTCGTCGCGCTCGGCCTGGCGGACGAGGCGGGCGTGGACGCGACCGATGACGTGTCGGCACCGGCCGACGCGGTGTCGGTGCTCGACGCGCATCTCCACCCGGTCGACATGGTCGCGGTCTTCGACGCGCGGCGTCGGGTAGGCGGTGACGAACTCGCCGCCGCCGTTGTCGCGCTGGGGCTCGCCGACGATGACGATGTCCGGCGCAGCGGCAGGTCGGTCGGTGCCGAAGTGCTCGATCCGGTCGACGACACCGATGCCGGCGATCTCGCGGAGACAGCGGAACCTGCTGAGGAGGCCGCGGACCTGGAGGTGGTGGAGTTCGACGACGGACCCGCGCTGATCGACGAGCCCATCGAGTTGGTCGTCGCCGAACACCGCCGCGCCGCGGAGAGTCAGCAGGCCGGCGCTGAAGCCGGCGGCGCTGTTCGCCCCGCGAAGAAGGCCGAGGAGTCGACGCGGGAAGCCGAGGAGCCGGCCGCTGCCGAGAAGTCGGCGGCCGAACTGCGAAAAGCGATGCGGAAGAGCAAACTTCGCGGGAAGAAGGACAAAGGCAACGCGGGGCTGCCGGCCTTCGCGCCCATCCAGCTCGCCCGCTCGCAGCCGATCAACACCGCCGCCGGGGTGATCCCGGAGCGTGCGCCCGCCGCCGACATCGGCGCGGCCAAAGCGCTGATCGCTGAGATCGCCGGCACCCTCGGGTTGCCCGATCAGCAGGTGCGGCCCGCGTTCGAGGATCCGTTGGCACGGCTGGCGGCGACCGTGAGTGCGCCGTACGGTGATCCCCCGCCCGCCGATATCGACCCGGCCGAGGACTCGCCCGAGGTACGCCGGGTATTGCTCGAGAGCCTGGAGGAGTCGGTCGATCAGCCGTCGGCGTACGTGCTGCCGATTCATCGGCGAGCCGACGGCGCGGGCTGGGCCAGTGCCGACTGGCAGCTGCGCCGTGGGCGTGCCGAGGGCGGCCGGGGCCGGATCGTGTTGGCCGATGGCGATTCGCCTGCCGGACTTCGCCTGCCGATCGGGTCGGTGTCCTGGCACGCGCCGCCGGTGCTGCCCGACAGCGATCCGCTCTACCAGAAACCGCTGCGCGCGGACCGGGCCGAGCCGCCCGCCGCGGTGGAGCCCGCCGATTTCACGCCGACGACCGCGCTGGTCGCCGAGGTCAGGCAGGGCCGGCTGCACGTGTTCCTGCCGCCGGTCACCGAGCTCGACGACTTCCTCGATCTGATCGCGAAGGTCGAGGCGGCGGCGGTCGCGATCGGCCAGCCGGTGGTGCTGGAGGGCTATGCCCCACCGAGTGACGCACGCCTGCAGACCTTTTCGGTGACGCCCGACCCGGGCGTGATCGAGGTCAACATCATGCCGACGAGCTCGTTCGCCGAGCAGGCCGAGGTGCTGAACACCCTGTACGAGCAGGCCAGGCTCGCCCGGCTGAGCACCGAGTCCTTCGACGTGGACGGCACGCACGGCGGCACCGGCGGCGGCAACCACATCACCCTCGGCGGGGTCACCCCGGCGCGTTCGCCGATGCTGCGCCGCCCCGACCTGCTGGTCTCCATGCTCACCTACTGGCAGCGTCATCCCGCGCTGTCGTACCTGTTCGCCGGTCGTTTCGTCGGCCCCACCTCGCAGGCGCCCCGCGCGGACGAGGGTCGCGAAGGGGCGCTCTACGAACTGGAGATCGCTTTCGCCGAGGTCGCCAGGCTCACCGCCGAGCAAGCCCCCGGTCCGACGCCGTACGAAATCCAGTCGGCCCCTTGGCATATCGACCGTGCGCTGCGCCACCTGCTCACCGATCTCACCGGCAACACCCACCGCGCCGAGTTCTGCATCGACAAGCTGTACAGCCCCGACTCCGCTCGTGGCCGGCTCGGGCTGCTCGAGCTGCGCGGCTTCGAGATGCCGCCGCATTTCCAGATGGCGATGGTGCAGTCGCTGCTGGTGCGCGGCCTGGTCGCGATGTTCTGGGACAAGCCGCTGCGCGCGCCACTGATCCGGCACGGGTCCAACCTGCACGGCCGCTATCTGCTGCCGCACTTCCTGACCAACGACATCGCCGAAGTGGCCGCCGACCTGCGCGCGGCGGGCGTCGACTTCGACACCTCCTGGCTCGACCCCTTCACCGAATTCCGCTTCCCCCGCATCGGCACCGCCATGATCGGCGAGGCGGAGCTGGAACTGCGCGGGGCGATCGAACCCTGGCTCACCCTCGGCGAACAGACCACCGGCCAGGGCACCGCTCGCTACGTCGACTCGTCGGTGGAACGGTTGCAGGTGCGCCTCGTCGGCGCCGACCGTGGCCGCTACGTCCTGACCTGCAACGGCATGCCGGTTCCGCTGTTGGCCACCGATAAATCCGATGTGCAGGTGGCGGGCGTGCGCTACCGCGCCTGGCAGCCGCCGAACTCCCTGCACCCCTCGATCACCGTCGACGCCCCCCTGGTGTTCGACCTGGTGGACGTCGCGACGGGTATCTCGCGCGGCGGCTGCACCTACCACGTCGTGCACCCCGGCGGCCGCGCCTACGACGACGCACCCGTCAACGCCGTCGCCGCCCAATCGCGCCGCAATCGCCGTTTCGAGGCCGCCGGTCATACGGTGAACCCGATGGATCCGGCCGAACTCCGTGCGAAGATCGCGGCACAGTCGACCGATGTCGGAGCACCGGGCATCCTGGACCTACGCCGCGCGCGAACAGTCTGGGGCCAGTAG
- the recR gene encoding recombination mediator RecR, with amino-acid sequence MYEGPVQDLIDELGKLPGVGPKSAQRIAFHLLQVEPPDIDRLQSALQKVRDGVQFCVSCGTVADGELCRICADPRRDRTMICVVEEPKDVQAIERTREFRGRYHVLGGALDPLSGVGPDQLRIRELLTRIGNQEDGVDVSEVIIATDPNTEGEATATYLVRMLRDFPGLTVTRLASGLPMGGDLEFADELTLGRALSGRRTL; translated from the coding sequence ATGTATGAGGGGCCGGTTCAGGATCTGATCGACGAGCTGGGCAAACTGCCCGGCGTCGGACCGAAGAGCGCACAGCGCATCGCTTTTCACCTGCTGCAGGTGGAGCCGCCGGATATCGACCGGTTGCAGTCCGCGCTGCAGAAGGTGCGCGACGGCGTCCAGTTCTGCGTGTCGTGCGGCACTGTCGCCGACGGCGAGCTGTGCCGGATCTGTGCCGACCCACGCCGCGACCGCACGATGATCTGTGTGGTCGAGGAACCCAAGGATGTGCAGGCGATCGAGCGCACCCGTGAGTTCCGTGGTCGCTACCACGTGCTCGGCGGTGCGCTCGATCCGCTCAGCGGCGTCGGTCCGGATCAGCTGCGGATCAGGGAACTGCTCACCCGCATCGGCAATCAGGAGGACGGCGTCGACGTGAGCGAGGTGATCATCGCGACCGACCCGAACACCGAGGGCGAGGCGACGGCCACCTATCTCGTGCGGATGCTGCGCGATTTCCCCGGGCTCACCGTCACGCGGCTGGCCTCCGGGCTGCCGATGGGTGGCGACCTGGAATTCGCCGACGAACTGACCCTCGGACGGGCACTGTCCGGCAGACGGACGCTGTAG
- a CDS encoding FAD-binding oxidoreductase, with protein MSLLGRAGHEPATRESGYAAHRAGVERLLESYRAIPPGAVVRLAKKTSNLFRARAAPTAPGLDVSGLGRVIAVDPRARTADVAGMTTYEDLVAAALPYGLAPLVVPQLKTITLGGAVTGLGIESTSFRNGLPHESVLEMDILTGTGEIVTATPTGEHADLFHGFPNSYGTLGYSVRLKIELEPVLPFVELRHVRFHDLRELEAALDRIVIDQRFEDEAVDYIDGVVFSANESYLTLGRQTDEPGPVSDYTGMDIFYRSLQHADGVIRDRLTIHDYLWRWDTDWFWCSRAFGAQNPKIRRFWPKSRRRSSFYWKLVALDRKYHIDDRRQARKGNPPQERVVQDIEVPVGHTADFVEWFLREIPIEPIWLCPLRLRALDDAPATDGARPWPLYPLEPQRTYVNVGFWSAVPAERGQPEGAANRAIEKIVSAFDGHKSLYSDSYYDEAEFAELYGGDTYTELKTRYDPDQRLLNLYSKAVQRK; from the coding sequence GTGAGTCTTTTGGGTAGGGCTGGTCACGAACCGGCCACACGCGAGTCCGGATATGCCGCGCACCGAGCGGGAGTCGAGCGACTGCTGGAAAGCTATCGCGCCATCCCGCCCGGTGCCGTCGTCCGGCTGGCGAAGAAGACATCGAACTTGTTCCGGGCCAGGGCGGCACCGACCGCGCCCGGCCTCGACGTGTCCGGCCTGGGGCGGGTGATCGCGGTGGACCCTCGAGCCCGCACGGCCGACGTCGCGGGCATGACCACCTACGAGGACCTGGTGGCGGCCGCCCTCCCCTACGGGCTGGCGCCGCTGGTGGTGCCCCAGCTCAAGACCATCACCCTGGGCGGAGCGGTAACCGGACTCGGCATCGAATCCACCTCGTTCCGCAACGGTCTACCCCACGAATCCGTCCTGGAAATGGACATTTTGACCGGGACAGGGGAGATCGTCACCGCGACACCCACCGGCGAGCACGCCGACCTGTTCCACGGTTTCCCCAATTCCTACGGCACGCTCGGGTACTCCGTCCGGCTGAAGATCGAACTCGAACCCGTGCTGCCGTTCGTGGAATTGCGGCACGTACGCTTCCACGACCTGCGCGAACTGGAAGCCGCCCTCGATCGGATCGTCATCGACCAGCGTTTCGAGGACGAAGCGGTCGACTACATCGACGGTGTGGTGTTCAGCGCGAACGAGAGTTACCTGACGCTGGGCCGCCAGACCGACGAGCCCGGCCCGGTCAGCGACTACACCGGGATGGACATCTTCTACCGCTCACTGCAACACGCCGATGGCGTGATCAGGGACCGGCTGACGATCCACGACTACCTGTGGCGCTGGGACACCGACTGGTTCTGGTGCTCGCGCGCGTTCGGCGCGCAGAACCCGAAGATCCGCAGATTCTGGCCGAAGTCGCGCCGGCGCAGCAGTTTCTACTGGAAACTGGTCGCGCTCGATCGCAAATACCACATCGACGACCGCAGGCAGGCCCGCAAGGGCAACCCGCCGCAGGAGCGCGTCGTGCAGGACATCGAGGTACCGGTGGGGCACACCGCCGACTTCGTCGAATGGTTCCTGCGGGAAATACCCATCGAGCCGATCTGGTTGTGCCCATTGCGCTTGCGTGCGCTCGACGACGCGCCGGCGACGGACGGTGCGCGTCCGTGGCCGCTGTACCCGCTCGAGCCACAGCGCACCTACGTCAATGTCGGATTCTGGTCGGCGGTGCCGGCCGAGCGAGGTCAACCGGAAGGGGCGGCCAACCGCGCCATCGAGAAGATCGTGTCCGCGTTCGACGGACACAAGTCGCTCTACTCGGACTCCTACTACGACGAGGCCGAGTTCGCCGAGCTCTACGGTGGCGACACCTACACCGAACTGAAAACCCGTTACGACCCGGACCAACGGCTGCTGAATCTGTATTCGAAGGCGGTGCAACGTAAGTGA
- a CDS encoding YbaB/EbfC family nucleoid-associated protein, with protein MQALLAQAQQMQQAVMQAQAELAETEVAGQAGGGLVQATIKVSGEVIALTIDPKVVDPEDVDGLQDLVIGAINDAMTNAQQLAAERLGPLSQGLGGGSMPGLPDF; from the coding sequence ATGCAGGCACTGCTCGCTCAGGCTCAGCAGATGCAGCAGGCCGTGATGCAGGCGCAGGCCGAGCTCGCCGAGACCGAGGTGGCCGGTCAGGCCGGTGGCGGTCTGGTGCAGGCGACGATCAAGGTCAGCGGCGAGGTGATCGCGCTGACGATCGACCCGAAGGTGGTCGATCCGGAGGATGTCGACGGACTGCAGGACCTGGTCATCGGCGCGATCAACGACGCGATGACCAACGCGCAGCAGCTCGCGGCCGAGCGCCTCGGCCCGCTGTCGCAAGGTCTCGGCGGCGGTTCGATGCCCGGTCTGCCCGACTTCTGA